A single window of Jiangella alkaliphila DNA harbors:
- a CDS encoding response regulator transcription factor produces MATIVLLTNSLQPSAEVLPALGFLLHDVRVLPAEASALVDAPTGDVVAVDARRDLSQARGLTRLIRTTGIDVPLMAIVTEGGLAAVTAEWGIDDVLLDSAGPAEVEARLRLAQGRLAAAGDDAPDEIRSGDLVIDEATYTAKVARRTLDLTYKEFELLKFLAQHPGRVFTRAQLLQEVWGYDYFGGTRTVDVHVRRLRAKLGADHESLIGTVRNVGYRFVPPQQGRSGRPAASVPFPEADVPADVPTRVVDRDGMSITLSD; encoded by the coding sequence ATGGCAACCATCGTCCTGCTGACCAACTCGCTGCAGCCCTCGGCGGAGGTGCTGCCAGCCCTCGGGTTCCTGCTGCACGACGTCCGGGTGCTCCCGGCTGAGGCGTCCGCGCTGGTCGACGCGCCCACCGGCGACGTCGTGGCGGTCGACGCGCGCCGCGACCTCTCCCAGGCTCGCGGCCTCACCCGGCTCATCCGCACCACCGGAATCGACGTCCCGCTGATGGCGATCGTCACCGAGGGCGGGCTGGCCGCCGTCACCGCCGAGTGGGGCATCGACGACGTCCTGCTCGACTCCGCCGGCCCGGCCGAGGTCGAGGCGCGGCTGCGGCTCGCGCAGGGCCGGCTGGCCGCGGCCGGCGACGACGCGCCCGACGAGATCCGCTCTGGCGACCTCGTCATCGACGAGGCCACGTACACCGCGAAGGTGGCCCGGCGCACGCTCGACCTCACGTACAAGGAGTTCGAGCTGCTCAAGTTCCTCGCGCAGCATCCGGGCCGGGTGTTCACCCGCGCTCAGCTCCTTCAAGAGGTCTGGGGTTACGACTACTTCGGTGGTACCCGCACGGTCGACGTCCATGTGCGGCGGCTGCGGGCCAAGCTCGGCGCCGACCACGAGTCGCTGATCGGCACGGTCCGCAACGTCGGCTATCGGTTCGTCCCTCCTCAGCAGGGCCGCTCGGGGCGCCCGGCGGCCAGCGTTCCGTTTCCTGAGGCCGACGTCCCCGCCGACGTCCCCACCCGGGTCGTCGACCGCGACGGCATGAGCATCACGCTGTCCGACTGA
- a CDS encoding alpha/beta fold hydrolase — protein sequence MADYVTVGPARTWYDRRGDGAPLVLLHGGLVDARWFEPNLDALAERFTVYTPDLRGHGHTADVDGPLTFQAFTDDMITFLEQVVDGPADVLGHSMGAFVWLQVALQRPDLVNRLVLISGGFSKEGEAVPDAPWDVDLLEQFLGPAYAEISPDGAEHFRVVATKVGELAQREPHLPVGEVAKVPHRTLLMLADDDIVTLPHLVQMYGAMPNAELAVVPGTSHFLTQEKPELVNALVLDFLTKDPVPTVAPVRRAPVAG from the coding sequence ATGGCCGACTATGTGACCGTAGGACCCGCCCGCACCTGGTACGACCGGCGGGGTGACGGCGCTCCCCTCGTGCTGCTGCACGGCGGCCTGGTCGACGCGCGCTGGTTCGAGCCCAACCTCGACGCGCTGGCCGAGCGGTTCACCGTCTACACGCCCGACCTGCGTGGCCACGGCCACACCGCCGACGTCGACGGCCCGCTGACGTTCCAGGCCTTCACCGACGACATGATCACGTTCCTCGAGCAGGTCGTCGACGGCCCGGCCGACGTGCTCGGGCACAGCATGGGCGCGTTCGTGTGGCTGCAGGTCGCGCTGCAGCGGCCCGACCTGGTTAACCGGCTGGTGCTGATCAGCGGCGGGTTCAGCAAAGAGGGCGAAGCCGTCCCCGACGCCCCCTGGGACGTCGACCTGCTCGAGCAGTTCCTCGGCCCGGCCTACGCCGAGATCTCCCCCGACGGCGCCGAGCACTTCCGTGTCGTCGCCACCAAGGTGGGCGAGCTGGCGCAGCGCGAGCCGCACCTGCCGGTCGGCGAGGTGGCGAAGGTCCCGCACCGCACCCTGCTCATGCTCGCCGACGACGACATCGTCACGCTGCCGCACCTGGTCCAGATGTACGGCGCGATGCCCAACGCCGAGCTGGCGGTCGTGCCGGGCACGTCGCACTTCCTGACGCAGGAGAAGCCCGAGCTCGTCAACGCACTGGTACTGGACTTCCTCACGAAGGACCCGGTGCCCACGGTCGCGCCGGTCCGCCGCGCCCCGGTCGCCGGCTGA